The Syngnathoides biaculeatus isolate LvHL_M chromosome 20, ASM1980259v1, whole genome shotgun sequence nucleotide sequence AAACGAAAGATTAGTCAAAATGGTCCGAACGGCCTTCAGACCAAGGATTgcgatctcccccccccccttccccatctCCTTCACACCAAATACCACATACAACAGATAACTGCGAATAAATCTTTTCAGCGTCACTTCACTTTCGCCGGTCAAAGGACTGCAATTTCCCAGTTTCCTGGAATGCAGCACGAGTCAAGCTCCGAGCCACGTGAAGTCTTTCCAAAGCatttaaatattacaaacaaTGGCCAACTGTGACGGCAGCGGACTCCAAACGGAACATTGTGTGGGCCGAGAGGTCTTttgactttgatttttttttttttttttgtttgtttcgagCATGCCGGAGAAGAGAGACAGTGATGCGGCGTGTATGGCGACGGATTGTAGTCCACATCAAACAGGTCCGCCCGGGGGCAAACTCGATATCGCgtttcatttgagttgaagctCTTCATTCATTTCGGACTTTTTACCCCCCCCGCAAGTCTCCATACCCCCCTTTTCTCCGAGGCCCCCTTCGGCTCGCCTACggtcgcgccccccccccccccccccactccaaagAGGCCCCCGCCAGCCGCTCTGGAAAAACCCCGTGCATCTGACTCGCATGGCCTGGCTCCACTTGTGTGTTCTGCTTGGCCCGCGACGTTCgctctggaggaggaggagagcggGCCAAttacccgccgccgccgcgagaCCAGTATGAtgtcactcccccccccccccccaccataacAGGCTGCAGATGAGGAGGCTTAACGAGAAGCAGGGCCACATAAAAGGAATCGCATCGTGCGTCCGTCAATTTGCTCTTCATATGAGCGTCCGTTGTTATCGCTGACAAGATCCCAAAGGAATGGCGTGTCAGTCCGGGCCTCGCAAACTCTCGGGGTGTGCGAAAGACGACGGGGACATCTTGCAAttgtaaaccaaaaaaaaaaaataataataattaatcaaCGGCGCCCACAACCGACGCTCAAACTCGCCAAGCGTTAGCCAGTTCACAGCCGGCCGCTCACCTGAGCCCGGCGACGGCGAGTCTGCTTTTACTCACTGAAGCCCAAATCACTAACCGTGTAGAACGTGAGACTGGCAACCCCAAGCAGGCAACCACACCTGCACCTCGTATGCATATATAGAGCTCGCGCACCTACGTcacaaaatcatgtgacttttgtcgtcgtcgtcgccgcattgccggtctagcaaagcattgttcaatgcttaagtcggttggagatgacacggaaATACGTTTCATAGCACGACGCcgagagtcttgtccgataacgttagacatttagaaggtaaaaataaacaaaggtacgcgGGAAAATTTTATCAACTCGGCATAGaagacccgtatttaatgcagaggtcgatgttttcaccgataagaaattcgACTGTTAATacgcttgcgcttgtcttggatCCACACACTGATCCGGTGAGTAAAATGTCGAGATTTAcaaggaaaagtttgaaagcgtacaaaAGTCTGGACGGATAAGAATAATTTGTTGCTGggtctgttctcatcaggaaaaaaaaaaaataaaaaaatcccacaaagtgacggtcttgacggctcgtgaacgcggaagcgcgtccggccacacgttaacctttgacggaatccatcgatcttttcagcttgtattcaatacaaatatcaatatttaaataaatgacccctgttttttgcacaaactcgcattcattaaccatgattgaaaaaaaaaaaaaagacgacagttGACGGCTGGTGAAAGCGGACGCGTGTACGGCGACGCGttgacctttgccggaatccattaaTCTTTTACGCTAACATTAAATAAATCAGagctggttttacacaaactcacattcattaactatgattgaaaaaaataaaaataaaaagaggacacacggaatgtacacggaagcgattgcagccacacgttaacctccgtaaacctctgcattATCAATACTTTTCggcaatttgagattgagaataattccaacctgaaTTTAAGCAAATCGCTACACAgccgtgtgcgtattttggttgtgCACCGCCCATCACGTTtaatcgatattttctggtcttttcagctggtattccatagaatgacaaCTTTGACTCAactctgtctcgtctgttgtgacaaccaacagcacaacaagtctcgggtattgtgcatactctcctccggttcaacgtcgCCTACaacgtcgagcagctctgtttggcCGGCAATGTGGcgctgtgacgtcacgtgcacgagctctacagtTGAACAACGCAACGTCAATTTTTGTCAAGTGGATAATCGGTAGACTAATCAATTCAACAGCTGCAAGTATTTGTATGCTACGCAGGTGGCGAGACAGTACAATTCAGCGTGCGTGCTCGTTTAACCGAGCCTACCCTTGAGCAAAAATACCTTCGTGATCGCATACCGCTCTCTTCCGGTTGACGGGACACTCCCTCGGGAGGCCGTTATACgtgacatacattttttttaactcccccGTCGTATGCTCGGGGCGCCTTCCCCGCCAGGCTGGGAAATTTGGGCGCCACATCAGAGAGGGCGCAAAGCGAGTCCGCAGGCCGCCATCGAGCTCCCCGCCGTGGCTCCGAGCGCTTCCCGCAAAACCGAGCGCTGCATATAGACGCCGGACACGACGTGTAGGCTGGGCCGCAATGTAAACAAAAGGCGGCTTTCGCGCCGACGTTGCGCCGTTTTGATGTCTTTTTATCCTGGAGTCAAAAAAGGCGGAAGGGCGAGCGCCTGGGACGGGACAGGCGCTCCCCACAATGACGacatgtttacatgttttctACTGGATGATACGTACATATTGTTGTCAATTGAAAAGTGCTGACATGCATAaatggttctcgaccacaatccataccggaaaatggttcgagaagtgatttgttcgaaaaccgaattgatgtttcccattacaatgaatggaaaaagaaataatgcgttccatgcctaaaaaaatgtggctttttaaagcatttttttttcacttttcctgaTAAgatgcatagtagaaatacatgcatagtttaaatactttatatgataatataatttaagaaatatatttcttttttgcttaaaatgtatgctttagtcgtagagtacgctaggctgggtgacgcattgccgtatctatagcgactcggccccccggccttgtaaacttttttcatgaccaaaagtgcagaataactaaaCGAGCAACcagccttctttggagccataattgggggttaatacggtaggtagtccttgataagaagaaaaacaagcgtgccactaccgggacacgtctgtgtacagaggctgcgttatacataacaaaagtgcgctgctTGCAccacgcgcattatgttatttgcGGGTTTTGTCGAGGGCGTTCGGGTACCGATaatacaagcaaaaaaaaaaaaacaaaaaacgaggggacgttcaagaaccgaggctttattgTACATGTTTTCGTTGGACGCTTTTTAGCATTGAAATTTAGCATTGACGTGTCAAAAAGTGaccgtgcatgttttctatcggatgatttttccatttttcgaTTGAAAGTCGCCGTGCCGGGTTTGACCCGACATGGAGATCGCCGAGGCAGATCACCCCCTCGACAATGACATCAGCCCGGAAACTCGCGCACAAGGTCCGTAAAGCATGACAAGCATGTGCGAACAGCACGGCTCCATCAAAGCGCTTTATCGGCCTCCTCTACTAAGAAGATCCCCTCCCCTCCTTCCATCTTGTCAGCGCAACTCCTGGAGAACATTCCATCCGCCGGCCGACTTTCCCACAGAACCCCAAACCCGATGAATGAGAGCGGGTCATTGTTTCACCCCCCCACCCGTGGAGGAATGCTTCAGGAATGCCGGAGTCGGCTACCTGGCATTAGAGGCTCTTTGTGCGGGAACAGGAACGGGGTCGGAGAGCTCACCGACGACGGACGCTCGCCTTGACGAGCCCGCTCCAAAACAAACGGTCCCAATTAGTCACGTGCGGTTCCTGATTAAACGATAAAATCCTTGCACCTCTGCGTTCTTTGAAATCACCCAGAATGTAACGAAAACATATCTGGGGAGCTGTCGCGTTGAAAATAAACGAGAAAATTGGGAGGTATGGCGCACAAAAGAATCTGATTGTGACTCAACAGAATGGTCGTCCCTGCAAATGTTGGCGGTTCTTTAAAGTCCAAAACAaggacaaaaatatttacaagccGCGCCCAGTccattttcaaaggaaaaaccattttgtacacacataagccgcacctgtgtataagccgcacgtgtccacattgaaacgtgagatattCACAAAGGAGTTCAGGCCGTCTGCTTTTATTACAATTTGCTGgaattttttccatctttttccattgtttcggttgttcccgctgccgtttccagcgtctcaccgtcgattcatttttttgtagctccgtttccttctttatcggccagctcgattgcttttaacgtGAAAGCTGCgtcgtgtgcattttttttttttgtgcattttccatgatgacgGTCTGTTTATGCTCATTTTATTCATACACAAAGCGCGAAATTATATTAAACTTGCATCTTTCTCGACAAATATCTTCCACCTGTctcaccttttctgctcgaaCGCCCCcggcggccattagaaaaaaaaatgcataatttagCCGGATCGTTGTATaagccgcagggtcgaaagcgtgtgaaaaaagtggcgtcttatagtccggaaatgacggtatgtGGTTTTTATCCGACTCCTCTGCGGTCCTTCAAAAGCCATTTTCATCATGTCACAAAATATACATACTGGAAGTGAGGAttggaaatgtcttttttgaaGTTCTGCGCCTGTACAAAAACACGAAAGCGGCGGTGGTTCAGCGCTCGCGCTCCAATCCGGACCGCGAACGCTCTGTTTGGCCCGAGGGTGCAATTCTGTTCATTCCTCCGCACGGCAAACTTCAACTGAAGCTACGCCAGGCGGGCATTTATGATGATGCGTTCCGATCGTGTCGGGATGAGTCGTCCTGGCGACAAGTTACGACCGGACGACGTCTTTTGTCTTGGCCCTTTCGAcgacgttttgatttattttgcagCGGCGACGGCGGATGCGCGGCGTGGGCAGGCGCAGCTTCAGGTATATGCACACTGTACTCGCCGACGTATCGATAAGGAGCGCAGATAAGGCGCCGATTGAAGGGTAACCGACGGGTACGGAAAAGTGAataaaagtgggggggggggttgcctcATTCAGCCtcagttgctgctgctgctttgggCGACCAAACTGCAGgctcagcgtttttttttttttttttcctccaccctGAAACAAATCGAACGCGCATCATGGAATCGCAGCGAGAGCCACCCAAAAGTCACGTCGGGCTCCAAACCAAACCGCCGCCCCAcatctctctcttttctttttcttttttctcctcctccctcacaacaaaAGTCAGCACGTTATTTACGACACGCTTCAGAGAATCTGGACCCGAAGAAAAATGCTAGCAAGAATTCCGACCGTTCGTGATAAGAAGGCCCGACTCTTGATTTACGCCTTCTTTTATACTCGGGTCAGGGATTCCCAAAAGGTGACCTCCGTCGGGTGAAAGGGTTGAAAAGTCCAACGACGGTCTGGGGAACCGGTGGATAATATTATCTATAAatcttgggctttttttttttttttggtgcgcgTTGAAATGGTAACCCGAATGGACGCCAAACGCAGGATTTAGTGCTGGCTAAGAAGCGAAAGTGAATTTACGCGATTAAGCGGGCGTCGCCATGGTCACCGGGGCAGGCGTGTGGGCGCGTGTGCGGCAGAACCGAACGGTTTCCGGCTTATGGGCTGGCGAGTtagtgcttctttttttttttttttttaatctaacctTTCCTCTCGTTCTTTATTACAAATGTGACTCCTTTTTCGTTATTCTACACGGACCAAACTGTTAATAATTCCTGTGTAATAATCTTGCTAAAGCGTAGCAAACGAGGTCAGCAGCCCTCCAAGCGGAGATGATCAAATTGATTAGTCGAACGATCTATGACGACATTAAGTGGGGGGTGTCCAAATTCTGACCCCAGCGGCCGTTTTGCGGCACGTTTCCTCGAATCAGCAATTGACCGGCGGATGCGAAAAACTGTCCCTCCTCCCCCTCGCTCGTGTTTTCCTGCACACAAGTTAAGACGCGTCGGCTTGAAATAACGCCGCCGCGCGGAGGCGACGTCAGCGCCACGGTCGGAATAAATCAAAAAAAGCCGCACCAACGGTATGGCGGGCTGGTTTTTCCCATGCCGTTACGACATTAAGCGGTATTATTGATGATGCCAGTGAAATGTCTGGAATGCAGCGCGAGAAAGGGAGATGGAGGGATCTCTCCTGAAGccaacccccccaaaacaaaaaatcattttctccAGCGCGCGCTCGCCTAGCAACGGGCTAAACACGCGTCAACAGTGTCGCCGTCACCTCGCCGCAAGGGCTGGCGGAGCGCGGCGGCCATTGCGACTCGTTTACGCTCGGGATTCAGATTCCAATTCCAACAAAGATATCATTTGCAACGATGACGATCGCGTTCCCCACTCCGATTACGGCGCGAGTCGCTCAAACGATGAcacaattgccccccccccccgactttgATGCGATTATGACGGTCGCGATATGATTTACTCCATTACAACGCGTTTCTCTGCAATTACTAATCCGTTCACTATTCACGCAAATTATGATATGACTCACCTCAATTAGCATTCATCCCAATTCGGATGACGCACTCCAATTGCAATACATTCCGGTTATGAGCAGCTAATTATGAGAGCATAATGCCCTACAACTATAATTCATTCCAATGATGATTTTTCTCCAATTACAACACAAATACCATTTTCGCCAGGAATACTGCGAAGTTATACGGTACAATTAAAACGGGTTAAAAATTATTAGCTTTACGTTAAATGACTTTTCGACATGGTCGGCCAtgcttttttgtttactttcacTCTTGTGAGCTTTCCAGCCATGCGTGCATGAACATGTGGTGACTCTTGAGCGCCCCCTACCCAACACGCACGCGACACTGCTTGCAAaattcatcatctttattttttggggtggccaCTAACTAACGACCGAATTCATACGTGAAAGAGGGAATGCAACGGTGCTCACCTTTTCCTTTCTGTCGTCCCACCTTCCTCTATTCTGCGGATCtgctggaggggaaaaaaaaagggaaaatctcGCGTAAGTGGAAGATATTACACGAATTAAACAATCAAGCGAAAAGATAATTACCAGAAGTGTGAAAACTTTCACAGGAGAAGGGAAAAACACCAAGCTGGCAGGCTTTGAATTGCTTGAGCGTGTGATGAAGAATGTGGATCAAAGAGTTGAATAGAATTGAAATGAGGCTCATGTGCTCgttttttgcttattttgtttCGAATGAAATCATCCCATTACACATAACACATCAGCATCCACTTTAATATCCCTTTGATATCGGAAGAGTTTCGCTGCCAGCCAGTGTGGAATgacgaggggtgggggggggggggggagaaaaacaaaatcaaatcacGAGAGAGTCCACGTTCACTCTTTCCGAGCTGGGCGATGCGGAGCCGCCGCCGCGTTCCACATTTGTCGGAGCAGCTGGTGAAGTTTGGAAATCCACGGGAAGGAAGACGGAAGCCCTGCGGGGCACAGAACAACAAATGTGGAAACGCATTTAATGATGTCACAAATATGtctgccttctttttttttttaattattattacagaGAGTCCTctggttaagacggtctcgacccgAGACGTttggactttacaacgcccgttccCCGTcccccattttgtctggctgacGCTCGTCCGtctttgtgcgccgggagtatcttcgcatttttcgccctcctttttcgatATTATCGCCCCATGGAAGAAAGCtgcgtcttttagcaatgcttctgaagCCATAAGAAAATTCATTaccgtggaaacgaagctcaagatcatcaAAAGATCGGAGGagggagagacaccaacaccacccaGGCTTCAaacggtcgaccgtggtgacaattattaaagacgaaGCCCGTGTTTCagtgcatgtgaagggttccgttccaatGATCACAAAATCTTTGAGACTCGTCGAGAGGATTGAGGACTaagttccttcgcaatagctaagcacagccgcctcccattcttcttcttctcctccatccGCCTCTcggcagtaatgctaagtacgacatcttgtttatttccatgtattgttttttttttttttttatacagagtattttgatgtaaattctgatggctttaacggtggaatccgacttaagtcgaaattcgagttgaGTGGCTACTgtcggaacggatctcagtcgtagaccgagggcTCCCTGTATTAATTCAGCCTCCGTAGCCGGGTTCactgagaaaaatgaaatttggtggggggggggggggacaaaaatttGAAACACTTACTCGACAGGCTGACCAAGATAAATTGAGtaacatttcactttttgtgaTTGCACGTGGGCGGAGCTCGGCCACAAAAGCGCAATGACTTACAAAAGTCAAATGTCAGCTGCGCAAAGGTCGAAGATTGATTTGATTGTGGTCAATTTAGCCGCATTCACTCATACGCATCAATAGAAATCCTTAAGTTAAATTCTATGCATTTGAAATAGTTTCTCAATATTGCTCATTTTTTAAACACTCTTGGCTAACACAACCAAATTTAACACCTGGTAAaactaaatgtaaatattaaaagcTATGAAAGCCATAAAACCGATCGTCGTTTCATTTTTAATAGGTATTAAAATCTTGCTGACGACCACAAACGGTCAATAGGGCGGCACTAGGCAACAGGCTGTCAAcagctttcaaaataaatgtctaCCTGGATCCAGGCGAACTAAAAGCAAGTAGAAAATGAGAGCAGCCAAGAAGAGTTTATGGAACGGGAAGAATCCGGAAAAGGAAGACGTCAACCTCCTGTAGGAAAGCCTCAACAGGGTCTCCAATTGATGGAGAAGGGAATCTGTTTAAAAGACAATGACGGCTTTTAGTGTTGATCTACAGAAAGTTCCAGTCAGTCCAAATGAGCTCCCACCTTGCGTCGAGGCATTATCGGTATTCAATCCACAATCCGCATCGGCACTTGGCCCGTTTTCCCCGCGCTCGTGTTCTTCGATGATATCCAGCGCCGTCCGTCGTTGTTCGTCCGTGAACGCCGCGCGCCACGCCTCGCCGACCAACAGTTCTCTGGCCTGATCCGTGTGTCCGAGTGGCACGAGGACCTGCAGCAGATACAGCTCAGCCACCGTTCGATAACCGTCCGTTCGGCAATTCGACGGGCTGCGCAGCCACGCCCGGGAAGCCTCTTCCATCGCTGCCGGCTCGCCCACTTTCGAGTAAAGGAGAATGCTGCCAGAAAGGACGACAAAACCTATGGAAAAACACTGCgcagtgacgtcacggacaaaCTGATTCACATTCCCTCAccacatttgcattattttagcTGGTATATCCTCTTGATGGTGATAATGCTGAAGGACCCATCCGAGGACACCGGGCCACTGATTGAGCTCGGCCAAAGCTTGAATCCCCACGATGCAAAAGCCAGCCTTGAGCTCACCACTTCGTGGAGGGATACAAATCACGTAAATAAAGAATAACTTGAAGAATAAGGTTGAACGTCAGACGTCACCTCGCGTCCTCCGCCTCTGCGTGGGCGAGGATCTCTAGGCCTCTGCCGCAGGAGTCAAAGGTGGCGTGGAAGTCGTTCAAAAGCATCAGTTGCTCCGTGGCGTCTTCCAACAGGTCGAGCAGTTCGGTTTGAGTGCAAGACAGCGGAGAGTTGAAAACGGGCGTAAAATCGTCGTCCGTCGCAGCACCGTTCATGACTTTTGACAAGTTACGATGcaattagaaaaaaaggatatcGGCGTTGTTTTAGTTTAGTCCTTTTCAACAATAACGTTTGTACGCACCTGATGAGTTGTACGTACGTTTGAATTTTCCAGTGGATGTCGTTTAGCAAAACTTCCGGGTATGGTGCGATTAGCCAATGAAAGATCGCGCCGTCCACAGGCATAACAGCCACTCAGAGTTGGCGACGTTCAACTTACTCACGCGGCCAATCAAATCGCAGCTTCTTCACGCAGCTCCTCAGCCACTTGTAAACACGTGTCTGTACCTTCCAGTTTCTTTCGGCGGATAAAATCCACAATCTGTGAGGTATTCTTTCAAACAGCATcgttgtgttgtttttgaagGGTCGCGATTGTAATATTTTGCACTTGCAAGTCTGTTttgtgttattaaaaaaaaaaacccgtagCATCCAGCTAGCTAACGAGCTAGTTGACGTTAGCTTTGTTTGTACTTTGCTATTGAGGATAAAAGCGTAGAATTTGTATGAATATAGCAGTATATAACTGATTGTGATAATCTTGAAACCGTTCAATGTCACgaagtttgttttcataaacatTACTTAACTTCACATCTCTAAATTCATATTGACAACAAATACACTGTACATGGTTAAGGTCTGGTTTAATTTGTGGTGGGTGTCttcttccaccccccccccacccccccaagaACAAAATGGCCAAAAGCTTGCGTAGTAAGTGGAAGAGGAAGATGCGAgcggaaaagaggaagaagaacgcCCCCAAAGAGCTGGCCCGCCTGAAACAAGCCCTCAGTCTGGGCAAGAAGGGTGAGGACGCCGTGATGAGCGACATCCAGGAGATGGCCACCGTGGTCCCGGTTGAGAAGATCAAGAAGGAGGCGGATGTGAACATGGCGGGAGACGGAGAGGACGGTGAGCGAGGTCGTCCGTCTTCACGCCGTCTTTGTAAACACACATTAATAAACAATCTTATCACTCGCGCCGCAGACGGTGACATGGACTTGGACAGCAAGCGCAACAAGAAGACGCTGCTGAACGAGCACGGACAGTATCCGGTGTGGATGAACCAGCGGCAGGCCAAAAAGCTGAAGACCAAGAGGGTGGCGCAGAAGGTCGgcaaaggaaaaataaacaagaaaaagaagggCATTGCCTGGTgaaaagcaaagacaccagagacgatCAATGTGCCCGTGATGGTTGTCACACACGGGCTCCGTTTTATTTGGATGAAACGGTGGCAACACTTGGGACAGTCAGacgtatatatatatcaaagtaTATTTTGGATTTCTTCATTCATGTGCTTCAAagttggtgggtttttttttttcccatgtcaaATATATCCAAACATTGTAAAGTCATTGTAGCTTTATCAACCTTCCcaattttgaaatgataaaaagcTTAGAATTTCAATAAAAGGCCTGGACCACAGACTTAGTAAATTGTTGTTGGTAAACATCAGGATGGGCATTGGAAAGTAACCCAAAAGTAttggttgaaattatttttctttatccTCCTCTTAGCATAGAGTGGCCACTTTTTGGTACATATTCTGTATTCATACACTAGGGAGGCATGATGTAACTTTGTAAATTAAATTTACCTGGTCAAATAATTGCAAAGACAACCAATTATTGTATAAACATAAAATGGAGGTCGTACCATAGTTAATGTCACGTGAACTACAGTTGTCATGAATCTGAAATAAGGGACAATTGTCATTTTTAGATTCCTACGGTACAAATGTTGCCAAATACAAAGACAATAGCTTGGTTTTATATTGTACAACGTAAGCCTGACATTTTCACACTTGTATTTGCGTGAAAAAGCTGGAATATTttcattcaagaaaaaaaatgaaggcaaTTTGGATGCACccgtacagtgaaaaaaaatatttgaacactctgctatattgcaagttctcccactgaaattttcatcgtcggtgcacaTCCgccgtgagagagatcatctaaaaagaaatatccagaaatcacaatgtatgattttttttttttaataatttccaagtgggagaacttgcgatatagcagtgtgttcaaatatttattttcttcactgtagatgcaTTGCCAGACACTCAAAAATCACATGACGTGTGCTAAAATGCGATCGGGACAGCCTTATCCTTAACCTTGCAAACGTATTGTCGTCATCGTGTAAAGAGTGAACATATGAACAATTTCCTACATTGAAATGGTTGATTacgatgacccccccccccccccccccccccgcacccaaAAGAAGCTTACAAGTCTTGGCGAACGCATCCCGCAGCGGTCGGGTGGCGTGACCGTCTCTCACTAGATGAGCTGGACGTACGCGGCGGGAAACAGGCCGGTGCGTCCGTGGCAGCGTCCCTTCCACCAGCCCTCGTCGATCATCTCGATGTCGGTGATGACGTCGTCCGGG carries:
- the pex26 gene encoding peroxisome assembly protein 26; the encoded protein is MNGAATDDDFTPVFNSPLSCTQTELLDLLEDATEQLMLLNDFHATFDSCGRGLEILAHAEAEDASGELKAGFCIVGIQALAELNQWPGVLGWVLQHYHHQEDIPAKIMQMCILLYSKVGEPAAMEEASRAWLRSPSNCRTDGYRTVAELYLLQVLVPLGHTDQARELLVGEAWRAAFTDEQRRTALDIIEEHERGENGPSADADCGLNTDNASTQDSLLHQLETLLRLSYRRLTSSFSGFFPFHKLFLAALIFYLLLVRLDPGLPSSFPWISKLHQLLRQMWNAAAAPHRPARKE
- the llph gene encoding protein LLP homolog, with amino-acid sequence MAKSLRSKWKRKMRAEKRKKNAPKELARLKQALSLGKKGEDAVMSDIQEMATVVPVEKIKKEADVNMAGDGEDDGDMDLDSKRNKKTLLNEHGQYPVWMNQRQAKKLKTKRVAQKVGKGKINKKKKGIAW